One Alphaproteobacteria bacterium genomic window, GGGGATGTGGCACGATTAAACTGGCTGTGCTGATAATCTGTTCCGCCTGACATTGCACGAATTGCACCATCGGGATTCATGGCAACAACAGCGGCCTGGTGCGGGGTGGCGCGGGATGGCAAAATCGCGGCAATGTGGTCCTGTAACTTCATATCCAGGGTGGTATGGACATACATGTCTGAATCAAATGTCCCGATTGTCGATTTTAATTCATCCATTACAAAGTCAGTCCAATAACGATACAGGTTTGTATCAATCGCGCCAGTTGCAGGTTTTAATGACTGGGCGGCGGCACGGGCCTGGTTTATTGTGATGTAGCCCTGGTGTACCATTTGGGTTAAAACCGTGCGGGCGCGCGCGATATTTTTTTCAGGATTACGCAGGGGGCTGTACGTGGTGGGTGCTTTTAACATAGCGGCGATCTGGGCCGATTGCCCGATTGATAACCCGGTTGCCGGCACACCGAACATAGCACGCGACGCAGCATCAATACCACGCAAACCACCAACCAAAGACACACGGTTCATATATAAATCCAAAATCTGATTTTTGTTAAAACGATTTTCCAACCAATATGACAAGATTAATTCTTGGACTTTGCGGGAAATCTTTTTTTCGCGCGATAAAAATATATTCTTGGCCGTTTGTTGGGTGATGGTTGAACCACCCGACGCCATGCGACCAGACGCCAAATTGCCAAATACCGCGCGTGTTATGCCACGGATATCAATTGGGCCATGTTGAAAAAATCGTTTATCTTCGATTGCGACAATCGCCTGCCATACATGTGGGGGCAATGTTTCGACCGATACAGGCGTGCCCATAATACGATTAGCACTGCGGATTTCATGACCGTCTTTATCCAAAAACACAACCGCCGCATCGCGCGTTTCGTGCAGTATTGCGTCCAACGACGGCATACGCAGGTATATCACCGAAACATAGCCAGCAATCGCCACACATCCCAACAAGAATAAATTTAAACACCATACCAACAATCGCCGTTTTAGCGACGGCGTCGGACGTTCACAATTAATCTTTTTTTCAGATTTACGTGGCAACATTTCCCCCTGGTACAGGAATATTAGCATAAACAACTTGCGTTTTGCAAAAGTTTATATTTATAATCTTAGCACAGAATGAAAGGATTGGGAAATATGAAAAAATTAGCATTTATTTTGGCGGTTTTAACGGCTGTGCCGGCATGCGCCGAAGAATACTGGGATGACGGATATGATTATACGGCCACGAACGTGGCGACGGTTCGTCGTGACAACTATGTTGGTATTCGGTTGCATAAAAACGAAAGCATCGCGTTTAAATATGATGTGAGTGGTGGTGGCGACACAACATTACGCAAAGACAACTGGGGTTTCGGGGCGGTTGTTGGCAATCGATTAAGCGACCATGTCAAGGTTGAATTTGAAACAATGTACACCGGTGCAAGCCAGGTGAAACGCGGCAACGATTTTGACTTTGATATTTGGGCGAATATGTTCAATGTATACCTGTTCCAGGAATACGCGGGGGCAATTGCGCCGTATGCAGGACTGGGGATTGGTTTTGCCAGCATTTGGGGCGACGTAGGTGCGCCGGGCGGACATATGTCTGATTCTGTGTTTGATTTGTCATTCAGCGCAATGATTGGTGTTAACTTTGCGTTAAACGAACGGGTGGATTTAAACCTGGGGATAAAATACCAGTACTATGGCGAGGTAGAACACGAATTACACGGCGCAGAATTTGCCACCACAGATGTTGATGCGACCGAATTCTATTTCGGGGCGGTATATAAATTTGGGATGTAATCGGATTCTTTTTCCGTTGTATTGGAAATACAAATTTTCTATAATTCGGGTATGAAAAACATACCCGATTTATTTATTTTATCTGAACACGCGGAACTGTTAAAAAAATTAGGCGAATGGGATACGGCGTATCATCAAAATGACGCACCAATCGTTGACGACGCCACATACGACGCGGCAAAGAAACGCGCGCTGGAAATTGAAAAAATGTATCCAGAACTGGCGGCGGGTGGCGCGTCGACACATGTTGGGGCGGCGGTGTCTGATAAATTTAAATCATATAGGCACAGTGTGCCAATGCTGTCGATTTCAGATGTGTTTAACGAAGGCGAAGTGGCGGATTGGTTCAATAAATTGAGCAGTCAGGATTTATTCATTGAACTGAAAGTTGACGGGGTTTCATATGCCGCACGATATGAAAACGGGGTGTTGGTGCGTGGACTGACACGCGGTAGCGGGGTCGAAGGCGAAGATATCACAGAAAACTTGAAAACAATTCCAGATATTCCACAAAAATTGTCCGGCGTATTCCCAGACGTGGTCGAAGTTCGTGGCGAAGTTTATATGAAGCGCGCGGACTTTATCGCACTGAATGCTGAATCAGAAAAACAATTTGCGAATCCACGCAATGCGGCGGCGGGTTCGTTGCGACAGTTAAATCCGGCAATAACCGCAACACGCAAACTAAGCGCGTTTGCGTACACATACGGCGAAATTTCAAATCGTGATTTCGCAACACAATCTGAATACTTTGACCGGCTGGAATCATGGGGATTCAAGACCACACGCGCGTGGGCGCACTATGCGCGCACGTTGAATGAAATTCAGGACGCCTATAATAACACTATGTTAATTCGTCCAGACATTCCGTTTGATATTGACGGATTGGTATTAAAAGTTAATGATATCGCAACCCAAGAACGAATGGGCAGTCGCGCAAACAGCCCACGGTGGGAAGTGGCATACAAATTCCCGGCTGCCCGCGCGATAACCACACTGCGCGATATAACAATTCAGGTTGGGCGCACAGGCGTTTTAACACCGGTCGCGGAATTAGAACCGATTAATATTGGGGGCGTTGTTGTATCACGTGCGACACTGCATAATGCAGATGAAATTGCGCGTCTGGGGGTACGGATTGGCGACAAGGTTATTGTTCAACGTGCGGGTGACGTTATTCCGCAAATTGTCGGTGTGGCTGAATCCAATCCGGATGCAGCGGAATTTGAATTCCCGGCAACCTGCCCTGTGTGTGGCGGAAATGTTGTCCAGGAATCTGGGATGGTGGCGCGCCGATGTGTTAATACACTGGGGTGTCCGGCACAGTTGATTGGCGAACTGGAACACTTTGTCGGGCGCAAGCGGTTTGATATTGATGGACTGGGGACAAAACAATTGGAAAACTTTGTTTCCCGCGGATGGATACGCGAACCTGCAGATATATTTACGTTAATCCAAAATCATGCTGATGAAATCAGACGTATGGATGGTTTTGGGGATAAATCGGTTTCTAATTTGAATACATCCATTGAAAATGCGCGCGACATTGATTTACACAGGTTTCTGTTCGCAATTGGCATACCCGAAGTGGGCGAAGTTACCGCCAAGATTTTGGCACGCGCGTTTGGTTCGTTGGACGCGGTGCGTGGCGCACCGGCGTGGAAACTGAAAAACATTGATGGCATTGGCGATGTTATGGCGGATGAAATCGTGTCATTTTTTGCCGACGAACATAACGCAGGGGCACTGGACAGATTATTACATCAGGTGCGCGTGCGTGATGCAGATATTAATGCGCCGGTGGCAGATGGTCCATTGGCAGGCAAACGCGTAGTGTTGACGGGGACACTGTCAAGATATACACGGGACGCGGCGCGTGAAATACTGGAACGCATGGGCGCAAAGGTCGCAGGCAGTGTTTCTGCAAAAACAGACATCGTCCTGGCCGGCGCAGACGCAGGCAGCAAACTACAAAAGGCCCAGGAATTGGGAATAACAATTTGGGGCGAAGATGACTTTGAAAAAGCAATCGAACAATAAGTAAAAACCCGCCAAATGGCGGGTTTGTTATTCGGATATTGGTGTTGGTTCAGATTGTGGTTGGGGCGCGGATTCCTGGTGCACAATTTCGTTGCGCAAATCACTTTGTGGTGCGGACATATCCGATTTTGCCGACACAAGTGCCAACGCAGCACACAAAACAAAGAATATCGTCGCCAACCATGCCGTCGCACGCGTCAAGAAATTACCCGCCGCCGCGCCAGTTAACGCGCCACCAAACATCGATGCCGCAGAAGAACCAGACATGCCAGACCCTTCGGATTTTTGTAATAAAATCAGGCCAATCATCATAACTGCAACGATAATTAATAATACCAATAAAATAGAAAACATTTCTTACCCTTATGTTTGTTGTTTGCGTTGATTTTAATTCGCGCCATTGGTTTTTGCAAGCATTTTCAATAATTCGGCCGCGGCGGCGGTACTGGCCGCCTTTTTAGAATCACCAGACGCGATTGCAAATTGTCCCAATGCCGTCACACGAACGTGGAAAATCGGATTGTGGGATTCGCCGTGTCCGATTCCGTATTCGTATAAAGGCAATTGGCCCTTGGCGGTTTTTTGAACCAATTCTTGCAATTCTGTTTTAGGATCTTTTGGGGCAACAATGTCGCGGGCGGCCAGTTCGCGCCACAAATTCGCAATCACAGCACACGCGGCATCAAACCCACCGTCAATATAGATTGCGCCGAATATAGCCTCCATCGCGTTGGCCAACATGTGTTTTGTGCGCCCCGCAGTCATATGACCATGACGTACACGCTGGTGCAGGTTCAGACTGCGCGCCATTGAACCAAGTGTTTCGGTCGACACCAATTGCGCGTGACGACGCGCCAATTCGCCTTCGTTTTCACATGGATACATTTCCATCAGCAAATCTGCAACAGACAACCCCAATACACGGTCGCCAATAAATTCCAATCGTTCGTTATTGTGTATCGAATTTACACCACTTTGTGTTAAAGCCAAATCCAACAGTGATTTATTCTTGAATTCGTATCCTAGTTCTTTCATTTTAATCTATCCCCATACCAAATCTGTCCCAACGCATTTTGTTGCCCCAGTTCCAAACGGCCAACATAGGCGCATAATAATTGTGCGAGTACCAGATAAACCAAACATCACCCAAAACATTATCGCGGGGCACAAAACCAACGTCACCGCGGCTGTCGCCACTGTTGTCGCGATTATCACCCATAAAGAAGTAATGGTTTTCAGGCACAACAAATAATTCTGTGTTATCAAAATAGGCATTGTCCGCCATTTCAATTATACTGTGCGAAACACCGTTCGGCAGCGTTTCTGTATATTCGGTCGCATTAAATACACCGCACGCGCCGTTGTACATGTGGCAAAAATCATCAGGCTTGTACTCAATCGTGTAATTAAATTCAGCCGGTTTATTATCAACCCAGATTTTATTACCCTTAATCGACATGTTGTCGCGATAGTATCCGACCGAACGCATAGACTTAGGCAACACAGCAACAATATATGGACGCGGATTTTCACGCGGAACAATCGTGCCATTGATATGCAGACGACCATCAATCATCTGAATTTTATCGCCAGGTTTGCCAATCAGACGTTTGACGTAATCCTGGTGTTCATTAATGGGATTACGGAATACTATAACGTCGCCGATTTCAGGTTCTGTGGCCCAGAAACGGCCGTCCCACATTTTCCAAGAACCAAATGGGAACGAATAACGCGAATAACCATATGCCCATTTTTCTACGAAAATATGGTCGCCAACGTGCAGTGTCGGTATCATCGACCCAGACGGAATGTTAAATGGTTCAAGCAGAAAACTGCGGAAAACAATCGCAATCAACGCCCCATAAAAAATCGTATTAAACCATTCACGGGCAGCATTTTTATTCTTGGCAGGCATATATAATCCTTTGGTTATCGTGAGTATATTAAAACTTGCGCAAAGTTAATTCAAGTTATAATATGCAAAGCATGATATCTTTGAATTCAATCATATTTAATGGAATGGATGCGACACCAATCGATGTCCAGGTGCAATTGTCGGCGGGACTGTCAAAGCCGGAATTTAACATTATCGGGTTGGCCGACCGCGCGGTCAAAGAATCAGCCGAACGTATTCGTAATGTGTTGTCGGCAATGAACCTGTCGTTGCCACCAAAACGGTTGACGGTGAATTTGTCGCCTGCAGATGTGGAAAAAAGTGGTTCACACTTTGATTTACCGATATTGTGCGGAATTTTGTGTGCAATTGGCGTTTTGCCCGAAAATGAACTGGAAAAATATGTGATTTTGGGCGAAGTGGGGCTGAACGGTGCGATTGTTAAAACCGATGCAGTGTTGCCGGCATCCGTATGGGCAAATTCGCGCGGTCTGGGGATTATATGTCCCGGCGACCAGGGCGCACAGGCACGATGGGCGGGGCACGAAAATATACTGGCACCATTTCATGTTATGCAACTGATTAACCATTTCAAGGGAACACAGATTTTGCCTGTGCCTGAACTAACCGCGCCGACGGGGGCACAGGATTCCACGCTGGATATGGCGGATGTACATGGCCAGGCGGCGGCAAAACGCGCATTGGAAATTGCGGCCGCCGGTGGGCATGCGATGCTGATGGTGGGGCCGCCGGGATCGGGAAAAACAATGCTGGCATCACGGTTGCCGACGATTATGCCTGAAATGACCGCACACGAGATTCTGGAAACATCAACCATTTATTCAATCGCAGGGGAACTGGGGACACGGGGATTAATGTCAACGCGACCATTTCGCAGTGTTCATCACACATCCAGTCCAGTCGCGTTGGCCGGCGGCGGTTCGGATGCGCGACCAGGTGAAATATCATTGGCACATAATGGGGTGCTGTTTCTGGACGAATTGCCCGAATTTAACCGCGCAACATTGGAAATCCTGCGCCAGCCGATGGAATCGGGGCGAATTCTGATTTCACGCGCAAAGCGTAATGCAACATATCCGGCGCGTTTTCAATTAATCGCTGCAATGAATCCGTGTCCGTGCGGACATCTGGGGAATGCAGCGTTGTCATGTTCGCGCGCGCCACGATGTGCCGAAGCGTATCAGAACAAGATTTCAGGCCCACTGTTGGACAGAATCGATTTACATGTGGATGTTGATGCCGTTAAACCGTGGGAAATGACAACAGATAATACGCCACGTGAATCCAGCGCAGACATTCGCAAACGCGTTGTTGCCGCACGCGAACGTCAAAATACACGCCAGGGTTGCGTTAACGCGCACCTGGACGGGCCAGCACTGGAACAATATGCCGCATTAACGCCAGAACTGACAACATTTTTAAATACAGCAGCCGAAAAAATGGGAATGTCGGCACGTGGATACAATCGTATAAAGCGACTGGCACGAACAATTGCTGATTTACGTGGCGCAGACGACATAGAAATGCCAGATTTAGCCGAGGCTTTGTCATACCGCCCAATTAATCGCGGTAAGTATGGCGTAAAATTATAATCTATTTTTGGTTTGTGTGGTTAATCCAGTCCTGAATCTGAGAACCGATAACATTATATTTGCGGGCGGCAGCCGCGATACCGTCTGTGTTGGCACAGTCAATGATTTCACGTTTTTGTTCTGGTGAAAATGTACGATGTTTGCGCGTTTCATATATGTGGTATGTATTATTCCACAGGCGGATTGTAGATGCGGCGATATTATATTCACGCGCCGCAGCAGATGGGCCAAATTCACGCGCGTATTTCAGAACCGCAATCTTTTCCGTTTCAGACACACGGACGGGTAATTTGTTTATCGTGTTGGTGCGTTTTGGGCCGTGCTGATTATAGATGTGCAGTTTTTCGTTCCATTTTTGAAGCGTTGCGGTATCTATGTCATAATGATTCATCGCATTAGTCAGGCCATGCGCGTTTGCGTATTCCAGGATTGCGATTTTTTGTTCCACTGAAAACACGCGCATTGTTTGGGTTTCGTATATCTGATATTTACGATTCCAACGTATAACCGTTGATGAAGACACACCAAAGTGACGGGCGGCGGCAATTGTACCATTGTCGCGCGCGTATTCTAAAATTGCACATTTTTCTGCATACGTATACGCCATTGTGTATCCCCCATTATCGACTTAGAAACAGTGAACGACTTTTTTCCAGGAAATAACGACGGTTTGGCATCGCATGAATAAAACGCGACAGATATCGCAGGGAATTCTGAATCATCGTAGTTTCCAGGGTCTGGGTATTGCCCACCTGCAATCGCAGTGATTGCAGTTGGTGCAAATCAAACGCATTGTCATTTTTGGCGTTGCCGGTGTTATATTTAATTTCAAGCATGAAATTGGGAACGTGCGAATTTATAAACTGCATGCGCTTAATCTGTTCGTCCAATGGCATATAATGCAATACGCCCATTGCGATAACTGTATCCAGTGTGTGTTGCATGGACATTTCTTTGGCATTGTCCCAGGTGATTGGCATCGGGATACGACCGCCAACCAATTCAGCCGTACGAACATAGGCATCCATGATTTCAGGTTCATCAATAATATATGCGCCCGGCATATTGTATTCTGTTTGAATGGCGGCCGCCAGTGGCGACAGCCCTGCCCCTAAATCAACGAAACTGTGCGTGGTGTTGCCGGCAACCTTGTCTGATAAAAAGCGGGCACTTTCTGAAAAACGCAATGCGTAATGCAACGAATGCATTGGAACGTTGGTTGCACCTTCGACACAACGGGATAAATATTCCGTGCTGCGAATTGAACCATTGATAATCTTTTGACCAACCTGGCCCAAGTGACGCTTCATACATGACATATTCATAACGTCTAACAAGGCGATATTCCATTCGTGGATATATTCTGTGGCAAATGTAGATATTGGCGACGTGTATTGTTTATGAAGTTCCAGCGCAGGTTCCATAAATAAACTGCACGACATGGGTATGTCCATTAAACCAAATGATAATTTCTGGGCCATTTTCGTTAACGCCCCCGTTCGTTCAGTTGTGCAATATTTGCACGATAATTATTAAATGTGCGCGTTAACGACAGGCGTGCCCAATCATTTGGATGATCGTTCTGGGTCTGTAATAACACGGGTTTATCACGGTGTGCAACGCCAACCAGCAAACCTTCGGCGGTGGCATCTACGTTAAAATACGCAAATAACGGTGCGTGTGGCACAATCAATGCAGAAATGTCCAATCCATGCGACAATGGTGCGCACATACGCGCAATACGTGCCGGAAAACCAAACAATGCGACATCTGCACAATGTGGCAGTTCTATTTTTTTGGCATAGGTGTTTGCACCATATATACTGGTATATTTATGCGCCTTGTAAAAATTTTCAGCATGCCACAATGATATTAGTTCTATGTTTTTATAGGCGGGCGCAATGCTGTGTTCGGCCGACAATAATAAATTATGACCGATATGTTGGCGCTGGTGTGATGGCAAGACATACAGACATTTAATGGTTGCCACATTCCGCGCGCCATATCCACGAATAAAACCAACCATTTTGGCGTCATCATATGCACCAAATGCAAAATTATAGGACTTAGACTTAAATTCCTGTTTATATTCCGACAAAGCACGTGCCAGTTCGTCTGATTCCAGTTCGTAATTATAGTTAAATTCCATCGACGCCGCACGAATATGCAAAAAATCATCCCAGATTCCTGGGACACTTTGGTCAAATATTGGAATGATACGTATGTCGCTCATACCTTAATATATAATACAAATACTTTGTTTTGTCAATATGATTAAAAACTTAAATTTATATCTGGGATTTTGTCGTGCTTTGCGTTTGGTATCACAACGATGTTTTCATCAGCGACCCATCTGCGCGAAAGTGAATTTGGAACAACGCGATCGCCGGCAATAATATAGTGTACCTGGGGGACGGTGGGCAATGCGGTCATATCCAATGATTTTGACAGGGGCATATCATTAAAATACGCAGTCCATTCTGAATGATTCAAAACGCCAGCAATTGTTATCCACCGGATAACATTCAGTTCTGGGGTCTGGTTTATTATTATACCAGATACCATCGCACCACCCGAATAACCAATCAGGACAATAGGACGCTTTTGGGCAATTGTTTTGACCGCGCCAGATACAGAATCGATGATTTTATCCGAAAAACGGCCGTTTGTCCAATCTGTACGGGAACATGATGCCGACATAATATACTGGCACGGGCGGGCAATATATGCCACATTTGGGGACGTGTCACGTGACGCCATGTCGCGTACCAACGTTCCGTTTGGCGTTGGATCAGACGTTGGAATACCACGTGCGTCAAATGAATTTCCGTCGCCTTCGATATAAATATGGATGGGGGATGTGTTGTCAGATAAACGCTGGTACGTGGCAAGTGTGTATTCGCCCGAAACAATTGGCGCGTATATAAAATCAGATGGCGCATGCCACACAGGCGCACATCCAGACAACAATAAAGATAAAATGCCCCACTTCCTCATTTAATGCACGTATTTTACATCATATTAAGATAAAGGTCAAAACATAAAAGTTTTGACAAAAAGACTTGACAAATGTATTGACAAATACTATTTTTGGGATAAAGAATTAAACAATCAGCCAAGGGGGCACATAATGTTTGATAAACTGAAAATGAAATTTGCCGCACGTCGTGTCAAGGCAAAGAAGAAAGACACCAAGAAGAAAACGTCGCGCAAAAACACAAAACGCAACGGATTTTGGGCGCGCGCGTGGAATATAATTTGTTGGCCATTTCGTATGATTGCTAAATTATGCAAGCGGTTTTGGAATTGGCTGTGCGGAATCAATTTAGTTGCAATGGTTAATTTGGCATTGTTGGTGGCGATTATCGTGCTGTTTTCAATGCTGATTATCGATGTGGTTGGATGTCGCAAGCAAGTTGTGATTGTCGCAAAGCAGTCGCAGACTGCCGAACAGATCGTCGTTACAGATGCCGCCGCGCCACGCAATGTAAAACCACGCCCGGTGTTGCCAATCAAGGTTAATGCCCAGACAAATAAAAAGGTAAATCAACCGGTCAATGTTGTGCCGGTAAAACGTAGCGAAGTTAAAATCGCACAGCAACAGACCGCAACGCGCAACAATACATTTTGGGGCGATGTAATCATCGACAGTCGTGGTGCGGGCACGATGCTGAAAAACGCGTCACAGGTTAACGGTAATTTGTATCTGCAAAATATGCGTAAATACACACTGCCGTGTGATATTCGTATTAATGGGAATTTATTCCTGCGCGATGTCAATATGTTACAGTTCTGTGGCGATTTTGTCATCACTGGCAATATTTATGTAAGTCCGCGTTCATCATTTGGACCAATTCCAAAGACAGCGCGCCTGGGCGGACATGTAGTTTTGTAGGTATAAAGTTTCCCCCGATTAATACCACCGTGAAAGCGGTGGTATTTTTTCGTGGAAATATCTGAAAAACATGTGTATAGTGTGCATATCCAAACAATTACAAGGGGGAAATTCAATGTTTGATAAACTGTTAGGCGTGCTGTCCAAAAATTTAGGTTATACAGTTGTACTGGTTGCGGCAATTCTGTTGTTTGCAGTATTTTCCGATGGATTGATTCCGGGATTGATTACCGCGGTGTCTGCACTGTTGGCATATACATGCATTATGGCACTGTACAAGGAATACAAGGCAACACCTGCAAAAAAAGCACCCGCGAAGGTCGCAAAAAAATCAGCGCCTAAGAAAAAATAATACCACCCCGCGATTATGCGGGGTTTTCATTTGAAAAAATTTCTTTACAAGTTTTTTTTATTTGAATACAATCAAGACGTCATAAAATAAAGGAAGGACAAATGGCAGAAAAAACAACAAAAAAAGTAACAGCAAAAAAAACTGTTGCAAAGAAAACCGTTTCTAAACCAGCGGTGGCAAAAAAACCGGCTGCAAAGAAAGCCCCTGCAAAGAAAGTTGCAGAGGTTAAAAAGACAGTGGCCGCACCAGTGGCTGATAAATTCCCATGTGGCTGTGACAAGGGTTGTGCATGTGGCGGTGAATGCGCATGCGCAAAAAAGAAATGCACATTTGGTCGTTTCCTGAAAAAATTAATCTTGGTCTTAATCATTTTCGCATTGGGTTTTGCGGCGGCAAAAATGTGTTGCTGTGACAAGCGCGCGGGCAAGCCACATCCAGAATTTGAAAATGGATGCCTGGTGGTGAAATGCCCAAAAATGGCTGAAAAAGTTCCAATGATGGATGCAAATAATGACGGATGCGTTTCCCGCGAAGAATTCCGTGCTGCACGCAAGGCGATGAAGCGTGCCCCACGCGAAGAAGCACCGGAAATGCCAGCACCAGCGCCACAGATGGCAGAATAAAAAAATCCCGCAATTGCGGGATTTTTTTAGTGGTTAGTGGCGGAATCCATGATTACTTAGATAAATTTTTATTTATCAGAATAATAAATAGCGGATGGTGAGTATTCCCTCGGCATAAATGCCTGCGGGGCATTCCTGACGATTTCGCCGCGCAACGCTTGCAAAATCTACTCATTGTCGAACCCGACAACCAATGTTGTCGGGTTAATCCCGATGCCATAGGACGGTAATAAAAATATGCCCGCATGGGGCATATTTTTATTACTGGCGGATGGTGAGGGATTCGAACCCCCGGTGGAGTTGCCCCCACAACGGTTTTCAAGACCGCCGCATTCGACCGCTCTGCCAACCATCCTAAACTTGTTCCCGTCGGTCTTTCTACCTACGGTTTTGTTCGCTGACCGTGCCTGACGGCACTGCTCACCACTCGTTAGCGTTCGGCTGCACTGCGTTTGCCTTACTTACTCGTATGCAAGACCGCCGCATTCGACCGCTCTGCCAACCATCCTAAACTTGTTCCCGTCGGTCTTTCAACCTACGGTTTTGTTCGCTGACCGTGCCTGACGGCACTGCTCACCACTCGTTAGCGTTCGGCTACACTGCGTTTGCCTTACTTACTCGTATGCAAGACCGCCGCAACGCCCCGCCTGCCAACCATCCTAAACTTGTTCCCGTCGGTCTTTCAACCTACGGTTTTGTTCGCTGACGCTGCGTAGTGTTCACGTTACAAAGTTTTGGTCAACGGCGCATATTGTACATTATTTTTTGCGTATTGCAAATATAAAAATTGCACCACCTGCAAAAAACATTATTAGCGATAACAGTTGCCCCATCGTCAACCCCCACGATGTCAAGAAACCAATCTGGGCATCAGGGGCACGGAATATTTCACAAATCAT contains:
- a CDS encoding porin family protein, whose translation is MKGLGNMKKLAFILAVLTAVPACAEEYWDDGYDYTATNVATVRRDNYVGIRLHKNESIAFKYDVSGGGDTTLRKDNWGFGAVVGNRLSDHVKVEFETMYTGASQVKRGNDFDFDIWANMFNVYLFQEYAGAIAPYAGLGIGFASIWGDVGAPGGHMSDSVFDLSFSAMIGVNFALNERVDLNLGIKYQYYGEVEHELHGAEFATTDVDATEFYFGAVYKFGM
- the ligA gene encoding NAD-dependent DNA ligase LigA, whose amino-acid sequence is MKNIPDLFILSEHAELLKKLGEWDTAYHQNDAPIVDDATYDAAKKRALEIEKMYPELAAGGASTHVGAAVSDKFKSYRHSVPMLSISDVFNEGEVADWFNKLSSQDLFIELKVDGVSYAARYENGVLVRGLTRGSGVEGEDITENLKTIPDIPQKLSGVFPDVVEVRGEVYMKRADFIALNAESEKQFANPRNAAAGSLRQLNPAITATRKLSAFAYTYGEISNRDFATQSEYFDRLESWGFKTTRAWAHYARTLNEIQDAYNNTMLIRPDIPFDIDGLVLKVNDIATQERMGSRANSPRWEVAYKFPAARAITTLRDITIQVGRTGVLTPVAELEPINIGGVVVSRATLHNADEIARLGVRIGDKVIVQRAGDVIPQIVGVAESNPDAAEFEFPATCPVCGGNVVQESGMVARRCVNTLGCPAQLIGELEHFVGRKRFDIDGLGTKQLENFVSRGWIREPADIFTLIQNHADEIRRMDGFGDKSVSNLNTSIENARDIDLHRFLFAIGIPEVGEVTAKILARAFGSLDAVRGAPAWKLKNIDGIGDVMADEIVSFFADEHNAGALDRLLHQVRVRDADINAPVADGPLAGKRVVLTGTLSRYTRDAAREILERMGAKVAGSVSAKTDIVLAGADAGSKLQKAQELGITIWGEDDFEKAIEQ
- the secG gene encoding preprotein translocase subunit SecG, with the translated sequence MFSILLVLLIIVAVMMIGLILLQKSEGSGMSGSSAASMFGGALTGAAAGNFLTRATAWLATIFFVLCAALALVSAKSDMSAPQSDLRNEIVHQESAPQPQSEPTPISE
- the rnc gene encoding ribonuclease III, with the translated sequence MKELGYEFKNKSLLDLALTQSGVNSIHNNERLEFIGDRVLGLSVADLLMEMYPCENEGELARRHAQLVSTETLGSMARSLNLHQRVRHGHMTAGRTKHMLANAMEAIFGAIYIDGGFDAACAVIANLWRELAARDIVAPKDPKTELQELVQKTAKGQLPLYEYGIGHGESHNPIFHVRVTALGQFAIASGDSKKAASTAAAAELLKMLAKTNGAN
- the lepB gene encoding signal peptidase I, which codes for MPAKNKNAAREWFNTIFYGALIAIVFRSFLLEPFNIPSGSMIPTLHVGDHIFVEKWAYGYSRYSFPFGSWKMWDGRFWATEPEIGDVIVFRNPINEHQDYVKRLIGKPGDKIQMIDGRLHINGTIVPRENPRPYIVAVLPKSMRSVGYYRDNMSIKGNKIWVDNKPAEFNYTIEYKPDDFCHMYNGACGVFNATEYTETLPNGVSHSIIEMADNAYFDNTELFVVPENHYFFMGDNRDNSGDSRGDVGFVPRDNVLGDVWFIWYSHNYYAPMLAVWNWGNKMRWDRFGMGID
- a CDS encoding ATP-binding protein; amino-acid sequence: MISLNSIIFNGMDATPIDVQVQLSAGLSKPEFNIIGLADRAVKESAERIRNVLSAMNLSLPPKRLTVNLSPADVEKSGSHFDLPILCGILCAIGVLPENELEKYVILGEVGLNGAIVKTDAVLPASVWANSRGLGIICPGDQGAQARWAGHENILAPFHVMQLINHFKGTQILPVPELTAPTGAQDSTLDMADVHGQAAAKRALEIAAAGGHAMLMVGPPGSGKTMLASRLPTIMPEMTAHEILETSTIYSIAGELGTRGLMSTRPFRSVHHTSSPVALAGGGSDARPGEISLAHNGVLFLDELPEFNRATLEILRQPMESGRILISRAKRNATYPARFQLIAAMNPCPCGHLGNAALSCSRAPRCAEAYQNKISGPLLDRIDLHVDVDAVKPWEMTTDNTPRESSADIRKRVVAARERQNTRQGCVNAHLDGPALEQYAALTPELTTFLNTAAEKMGMSARGYNRIKRLARTIADLRGADDIEMPDLAEALSYRPINRGKYGVKL
- a CDS encoding helix-turn-helix domain-containing protein, whose amino-acid sequence is MAYTYAEKCAILEYARDNGTIAAARHFGVSSSTVIRWNRKYQIYETQTMRVFSVEQKIAILEYANAHGLTNAMNHYDIDTATLQKWNEKLHIYNQHGPKRTNTINKLPVRVSETEKIAVLKYAREFGPSAAAREYNIAASTIRLWNNTYHIYETRKHRTFSPEQKREIIDCANTDGIAAAARKYNVIGSQIQDWINHTNQK
- a CDS encoding GNAT family N-acetyltransferase — its product is MSDIRIIPIFDQSVPGIWDDFLHIRAASMEFNYNYELESDELARALSEYKQEFKSKSYNFAFGAYDDAKMVGFIRGYGARNVATIKCLYVLPSHQRQHIGHNLLLSAEHSIAPAYKNIELISLWHAENFYKAHKYTSIYGANTYAKKIELPHCADVALFGFPARIARMCAPLSHGLDISALIVPHAPLFAYFNVDATAEGLLVGVAHRDKPVLLQTQNDHPNDWARLSLTRTFNNYRANIAQLNERGR